The Rhizobium sp. CCGE531 genomic sequence CCGAAGGCGACGAGCGCATTACCGGCAATCCACATGACGATATAGGCAACGACGGTACGGCTTCGAAGCGAGCCGAGAATGGTGAGACGCGGATTGAGATGCGTCTCCCGCATGGAGATCCGCCGACCGTCCATGGCCGGGAAAGCGAAGCGGCAAGCCGCACCCATGAGCGCCGAGACGACCCCGGACGCCCCTATCAGAAGCGTCTGGTCACCCCAGTAGAGTGCGGCATGCATGAAGGCGGAAGCTGCGGATGAGAAAATCCAGAAAATGACGTAGCGCAGCGTTCCGATGCGCCGCGCCACGGGTGCCGCGAAAACCATCAGCCACAGACTATTGAAGACGATGTGCTCGATCCCGCCGTGCAGCAGAGAATAGGTGACCGGCGTCCAAAGCCATTCCAGGCCCTGCTGCGCCAGGGGAAAGGCATAGCGGGCCGGGATGAAGCTGAAGGTGAAATAAATCCAGTTCAGCGTATCGTCCGACCACCACGGCAGGTTCATGACCGCGAAAACGATGATCAGGACGGCCAGGCTTGCCAGAATGACGGGAGGCAGATTGAAAGCCGGGGTTCGTTGCCGCGGCCGCGGATCTTCCGGCTCTTGGCGCGGCAGCTGTTCGTCATCCATGTCTTGCTCGGCTTTTCTATGAAGGTCACCGACACATAGCGCAGTGAAAATCAAAAAAAAAGCCGCCCAGCAACGCCGGGCGGCGATCGGGCGCTTCTTCCGGAATTGGCCTTGAGGGCCGGTCCGGCGCCCGTGAAGTTCGTGCTGAAGGTCACTTCGTGAAGTGATGAACAATTCCTTTCATTTGCCGGCGCGAAAGGCAATCGAAACCATTCGTTAACCCTAACGACGCTGCTGTGGCATGGAATTCGCAACGCTGGAACTGGAGGCAATGAATGTCTCGGCAATTGAATTGAAATGGGACACGGACGCGGTATGCGCCAGAAGACGAGCATCGACATATTTACCTATTGGGAACAGATACGCGGCAGCGCGGATGCCCCCTTGCGCAATTTGATACAGCCGTTGGCCGTCAGTCATATTCTTCCGGAGTTGTTCATCCTGGAAAATACCGCGGACGACAATCCGCGTTTCCGGCTGGCCGGTACGGCGATCTGCAATCTCATGGGGCGCGAGATTCGCGGCGAAAATTTCGCGGCGCTATGGGCCAGCAGCCAACAGGACGATCCGGTGCGCATCGCCGCCGGCGTGATGACGCACGTCATTCCAGCCTCCATCCATGCCACGGGCTATTGCATCAGCGGCCGCAGCATGACCTTCGAAATGATATTGATGCCGGTACGGTCATCCAGCGACATTTGCGACAGGTTGCTGGGATGCCTGACGCCCACCATTCATTCGACATGGCTCGGCAATGAGCGTCTGGAATTTCTGGCGCTGGACCGCAGCCGTTTGCTCTACGAGCGCCCGGCGCGGCTCGTGGACCCTCCTCCCCATCCCGATCCGACGGATCTTCTGCCGCTTCAGGGAGGCACCGGTCTCGCTGAATGGATGCGCCGAAAGTTGAACCAAGCAAAGAATAGCCGCGATCATGCCAGAATTGACCCGGTACGGGACAGAATCGGCCGTCGCCTTTGAGTTATGCCTCAGGAAAGACAACCTTACTTTAAGGAGTTGCGGCTAATAGTTGGAAGAGACGC encodes the following:
- a CDS encoding PAS domain-containing protein, translating into MRQKTSIDIFTYWEQIRGSADAPLRNLIQPLAVSHILPELFILENTADDNPRFRLAGTAICNLMGREIRGENFAALWASSQQDDPVRIAAGVMTHVIPASIHATGYCISGRSMTFEMILMPVRSSSDICDRLLGCLTPTIHSTWLGNERLEFLALDRSRLLYERPARLVDPPPHPDPTDLLPLQGGTGLAEWMRRKLNQAKNSRDHARIDPVRDRIGRRL
- a CDS encoding rhomboid family intramembrane serine protease, which produces MDDEQLPRQEPEDPRPRQRTPAFNLPPVILASLAVLIIVFAVMNLPWWSDDTLNWIYFTFSFIPARYAFPLAQQGLEWLWTPVTYSLLHGGIEHIVFNSLWLMVFAAPVARRIGTLRYVIFWIFSSAASAFMHAALYWGDQTLLIGASGVVSALMGAACRFAFPAMDGRRISMRETHLNPRLTILGSLRSRTVVAYIVMWIAGNALVAFGITLAGDSSQPVAWDAHIGGFLFGFLLFALFDRQPREEAQEPLALDE